One Pseudomonadota bacterium DNA window includes the following coding sequences:
- a CDS encoding BatD family protein, whose amino-acid sequence MPMMCILLILPGAAEAALKAEVDRDRIAIDETLTLTISKDSSSFFSKPDTALLEKDFRVVSTGQSSNTKIINGQMSSTVKWEMMLAPKRIGRLQIPPFEVGGEKSEQIWVVVEKSAPAKTRSDDDATIFIETEVDHDELRVQAQLIYTLRAYLSVQAQVQDPQPPDLPDALIEKLEDATYNKTVNGRAYKVFERKYAIFPQKSGEIEIPQAVVQVTVPTRRRFGGVFDFMDQGQSFQLRGNPHMVRVLEKAPEFPSSSVWLPTDNLTLGEKWSRNPGELKVGESVTLTIDIFGAGLLAAQLPPVVIPETEGIKMYQNQGETENNISSRGVVGHRTETVALIPTRPGVFKMPEIRIPWWDKAHHEVKYAVVPARELTVTGAAVHEEASPPPVEQPGPVVAEEGNREVPEDTRRPLFWMAAFGFAVFLWLITLIFLIIARRKLAVFTYPIQGGGRIGNAAQHEAEGKLYRDFENACRENDPRRIRDSVLAWANGFWPEKGVRTFADLKKAAPDPGLATELDTLEAFLYGKGSGLVVWEAKQIREGVRRVRQKKSGGAKEEVLPTLYK is encoded by the coding sequence ATGCCGATGATGTGTATCCTGCTGATTCTTCCCGGGGCGGCGGAAGCGGCGCTTAAGGCTGAGGTTGACCGGGACCGGATTGCCATCGACGAAACCCTCACCCTGACCATCAGTAAGGACAGTAGCAGTTTTTTCTCGAAACCCGACACCGCTCTTCTGGAAAAAGATTTCCGGGTGGTCAGCACCGGCCAGAGCAGCAACACCAAGATCATTAACGGCCAGATGTCATCGACGGTCAAATGGGAGATGATGCTTGCCCCCAAAAGGATCGGGCGGTTGCAGATCCCGCCTTTTGAGGTCGGCGGCGAGAAGTCGGAACAGATCTGGGTCGTGGTCGAGAAGAGCGCCCCGGCGAAGACCAGATCGGATGATGACGCAACCATCTTCATCGAGACCGAGGTGGACCATGATGAACTCCGGGTCCAGGCGCAGCTGATCTATACCCTGAGAGCATACCTGTCGGTCCAGGCGCAGGTCCAGGACCCGCAGCCGCCGGATCTTCCCGATGCACTCATCGAGAAACTTGAAGACGCGACCTACAACAAGACGGTGAACGGCAGAGCCTACAAGGTTTTCGAAAGAAAATACGCGATCTTTCCCCAGAAGAGCGGGGAGATCGAGATCCCCCAGGCCGTGGTCCAGGTCACCGTGCCGACCCGGAGGCGCTTTGGCGGGGTGTTTGATTTCATGGACCAGGGGCAATCCTTCCAGCTTCGGGGAAATCCGCACATGGTCAGGGTGCTGGAGAAGGCCCCGGAGTTTCCCTCCTCGTCGGTCTGGCTGCCGACCGACAATCTGACCCTTGGTGAAAAATGGAGCAGGAACCCCGGTGAGCTGAAAGTGGGTGAGTCGGTCACCCTGACCATCGATATTTTCGGGGCAGGCCTTCTGGCAGCACAGTTGCCGCCGGTTGTAATTCCGGAAACAGAAGGGATCAAAATGTATCAGAACCAGGGGGAGACCGAGAATAACATCAGTTCCCGAGGAGTGGTTGGTCACCGGACGGAGACCGTTGCCTTGATCCCCACGCGGCCTGGCGTTTTCAAGATGCCCGAGATCAGAATTCCGTGGTGGGACAAGGCTCATCATGAGGTGAAATATGCGGTTGTCCCCGCCCGGGAACTTACGGTGACTGGTGCCGCTGTGCACGAAGAGGCGAGTCCGCCCCCGGTGGAACAGCCCGGGCCGGTGGTGGCCGAAGAGGGAAACCGTGAAGTGCCGGAGGATACCCGGCGCCCTCTTTTCTGGATGGCCGCCTTCGGTTTTGCAGTATTTCTCTGGCTCATCACCCTGATTTTCCTGATCATCGCCAGAAGAAAACTGGCGGTATTCACTTATCCGATCCAGGGAGGCGGTCGGATCGGGAATGCGGCGCAGCATGAGGCTGAGGGGAAGCTGTACAGAGATTTTGAGAACGCCTGCCGGGAAAATGATCCCCGTCGGATCAGGGACTCGGTTCTGGCCTGGGCGAATGGTTTCTGGCCCGAAAAAGGGGTCCGGACCTTTGCCGATCTGAAAAAAGCCGCTCCGGATCCCGGCCTCGCCACTGAACTGGATACCCTTGAAGCCTTTCTCTACGGCAAGGGATCAGGGCTTGTTGTCTGGGAGGCAAAACAGATCCGGGAAGGTGTCCGCAGGGTGAGGCAGAAAAAGAGTGGGGGGGCAAAAGAGGAGGTTCTGCCCACACTGTATAAATAG
- a CDS encoding VWA domain-containing protein, which yields MIDFMPTGFHFIRPEWLFALIPSLLFFSCLLAMKMQGNQWSRAVSRDLLPYLLDGGKSGGRSGLLAILLAAWTVASIAMAGPAWNKLPLPVLEKEDALVIIQDLSLSMFAQDLSPDRMTRARHKLTDILKKRNEGVTALIAYSAEAHTIVPLTDDIRTIENMVPALSPAIMPGYGSNVAAGVRRGLELISAGGGGRGRMLLITDEVTAEDVRTIPAMLEGRPVTLSVIGVGSENGGPIPMKDGGFWKDANGTIIVPTMDRRLLKELAAGSGGRYSDITLTDADIDYLLASETLIESSDEYKRLEREFDTWQDMGSRIVLLLLPLALFAFRRGLIVVLFLAIIFTGGECRAMSWPDLWLTRDQQAAKAMQKNDFSGAAETFREPGWKGAARYRAGDYEKAAEMFSGLESADGFYNLGNALAKGGQLNEAIQSYKKALELAPEMNDARDNLELVEKLLREQQQQQKDQQGGQGKEDQQGGQDKKGENQARQQGGQDGQSGQEQGDRQQESPGEKGEERGDQQEKGTQQDDQEQGEQGDQAEEGSGDASQDADKLNNEQKQKHGDPSEEKAGQDKSDPVSHTDGDEKGEAGKEEGVSADEQPLSEEELQAIEQVLRNVPDDPGGLLRRKFEYEYQQNRSQNKSNNNSKIW from the coding sequence ATGATCGATTTCATGCCGACCGGTTTTCACTTTATCAGGCCCGAGTGGCTTTTCGCGCTCATTCCATCGCTTTTGTTTTTTTCCTGCCTGCTTGCGATGAAGATGCAGGGCAATCAGTGGAGCAGGGCTGTTTCCAGGGACCTTCTGCCGTATCTTCTTGACGGGGGAAAAAGCGGCGGCAGGTCCGGGTTATTGGCAATCCTGCTGGCGGCCTGGACGGTCGCTTCCATTGCCATGGCAGGTCCGGCCTGGAACAAGCTGCCCCTGCCGGTCCTGGAAAAGGAGGACGCGCTGGTCATCATCCAGGACCTCTCCCTTTCGATGTTCGCCCAGGACCTGTCCCCTGACCGGATGACCAGGGCCCGGCATAAACTTACAGATATCCTGAAAAAGAGAAATGAGGGCGTTACCGCCCTGATTGCCTATTCCGCCGAGGCCCATACCATTGTCCCATTGACCGATGATATCCGGACCATCGAAAATATGGTGCCCGCTTTGTCTCCGGCAATCATGCCTGGATATGGCAGCAATGTGGCGGCCGGTGTCCGCAGGGGGCTCGAATTGATCAGCGCCGGTGGAGGGGGCCGGGGCAGGATGCTCCTGATCACCGACGAGGTGACCGCAGAGGATGTGCGGACAATCCCCGCGATGCTTGAGGGGCGACCCGTGACCCTGTCGGTGATCGGGGTGGGCAGCGAAAACGGCGGGCCCATTCCGATGAAGGATGGCGGATTCTGGAAGGATGCGAACGGCACAATCATCGTTCCCACCATGGACCGGAGGCTGCTGAAAGAACTCGCAGCCGGCAGCGGCGGCAGGTACAGCGATATTACGCTTACCGATGCCGACATCGATTATCTGCTGGCTTCGGAGACGTTGATCGAAAGCTCCGATGAATATAAGCGACTGGAGAGGGAGTTTGACACCTGGCAGGACATGGGGAGCAGAATAGTGTTGCTGCTTCTGCCTCTCGCGCTTTTCGCCTTTCGCCGGGGGTTGATCGTTGTCCTGTTTCTGGCCATAATCTTTACCGGCGGCGAATGCCGGGCGATGAGCTGGCCGGACCTCTGGCTGACCCGTGACCAGCAGGCGGCGAAGGCCATGCAGAAGAACGATTTCAGCGGCGCGGCGGAGACTTTCAGAGAACCTGGCTGGAAAGGGGCCGCCCGCTATCGCGCCGGTGATTATGAAAAAGCGGCGGAGATGTTTTCCGGACTCGAGAGCGCGGATGGATTCTACAACCTTGGAAATGCCCTGGCAAAGGGCGGGCAGCTGAACGAAGCGATCCAGTCATACAAGAAGGCGCTGGAACTTGCTCCGGAAATGAATGATGCCCGGGACAACCTGGAACTGGTGGAAAAGCTGTTGCGGGAACAGCAGCAACAGCAGAAGGATCAACAGGGTGGCCAGGGTAAGGAAGACCAGCAGGGCGGTCAGGATAAAAAGGGTGAGAATCAGGCCCGGCAGCAGGGTGGCCAGGACGGGCAAAGTGGCCAAGAGCAGGGTGACCGGCAACAGGAGAGCCCGGGTGAAAAAGGTGAAGAGCGTGGCGACCAGCAGGAAAAGGGAACGCAGCAGGATGATCAAGAGCAGGGTGAGCAGGGAGATCAGGCTGAAGAGGGTTCCGGAGATGCTTCACAGGATGCCGACAAGTTGAATAACGAGCAAAAACAGAAACACGGAGACCCGTCTGAGGAGAAGGCCGGGCAGGATAAGAGTGATCCGGTGTCTCACACCGATGGAGATGAAAAGGGCGAAGCGGGCAAAGAGGAGGGTGTTTCGGCTGATGAACAGCCGCTCTCTGAAGAAGAGCTGCAGGCCATTGAACAGGTGCTGCGGAATGTGCCCGATGATCCCGGCGGACTGTTGCGGCGCAAGTTCGAGTATGAGTATCAGCAGAACCGATCGCAAAATAAATCTAATAATAACAGTAAGATATGGTAA
- a CDS encoding VWA domain-containing protein gives MTFHFLWPWIFILAPLPWLVYRLAPQAKGGDAALLVPYCSDLVEIGDGAGTGVASVRIIRVVLALGWFLLVAAAARPQWVGEPVLMPTSGRDLLLAVDISGSMAEEDMILDGRQTSRIELVKKVVNDFIDRRRGDRVGLILFGTQAYVQAPLTFDLKTVGELFNEAQLGFAGKKTSIGDAIGLAVKRLKERPAESRILILLTDGSNTAGNVLPARGAELAATTGVTVYTIGVGADEMLVRSLFGTQRVNPSADLDEETLQMIAETTGGRYFRARNPDELEDIYRMIDKLEPVIQESETYRPVKELFFWPLGVVLLVSFGMVGMNILGNYFGTRFGGGR, from the coding sequence ATGACGTTTCATTTTCTCTGGCCCTGGATATTCATTCTTGCCCCGCTGCCCTGGCTGGTATACCGGTTGGCGCCGCAGGCAAAGGGCGGGGACGCGGCCCTTCTGGTTCCGTATTGTAGCGATCTGGTCGAGATCGGGGACGGGGCGGGCACCGGGGTCGCCTCCGTCAGGATCATCCGGGTGGTGCTGGCCCTCGGCTGGTTTCTCCTGGTTGCGGCTGCGGCCAGGCCGCAGTGGGTCGGCGAGCCCGTCCTGATGCCGACTTCCGGCCGCGACCTGCTCCTGGCCGTGGACATCTCCGGCAGTATGGCGGAAGAAGACATGATCCTGGATGGCAGGCAGACAAGCCGGATCGAGCTGGTCAAGAAGGTGGTGAACGACTTTATCGACCGCCGCCGGGGCGACCGGGTCGGCTTGATTCTTTTCGGCACCCAGGCCTATGTCCAGGCCCCTCTCACTTTCGATCTGAAAACGGTCGGCGAACTTTTCAATGAAGCCCAGCTCGGTTTTGCCGGGAAGAAGACCTCCATCGGGGACGCGATCGGTCTTGCCGTCAAACGGCTGAAGGAACGGCCGGCGGAGAGCCGGATCCTGATCCTGCTCACCGACGGCAGCAATACCGCGGGCAATGTGTTGCCGGCACGAGGCGCTGAACTCGCGGCAACCACCGGGGTTACGGTTTACACCATCGGGGTCGGGGCCGACGAGATGCTGGTCCGGAGCCTGTTCGGCACCCAGCGGGTCAACCCCTCCGCCGATCTTGACGAAGAAACCCTGCAGATGATCGCCGAAACCACGGGTGGGCGTTATTTCCGGGCCCGCAATCCCGATGAGCTGGAAGATATCTACCGGATGATCGATAAACTGGAACCGGTCATCCAGGAGAGCGAGACCTATCGGCCGGTGAAGGAGCTTTTTTTCTGGCCCCTCGGGGTTGTGCTGCTTGTCAGCTTCGGAATGGTGGGGATGAACATTCTCGGAAATTATTTCGGAACACGGTTCGGGGGTGGCAGATGA
- a CDS encoding DUF4381 domain-containing protein yields the protein MNGDPLAGLKDIHLPADIGWWPPAPGWWLLAVVAGPLFYFLARRVVAWLRNRRYRREAISGLRKSFAAYGKHGDGYRFLCEVSVLLRRLAIHRYGRTVVADLTGTDWLEFLDRTGKTGEFTGGAGSALGEAIYSGKAEGDPEKIVALAEQWIRVQR from the coding sequence ATGAACGGTGACCCGCTTGCCGGGCTGAAAGATATTCATCTGCCTGCCGATATCGGTTGGTGGCCGCCGGCTCCGGGCTGGTGGCTCCTGGCCGTTGTTGCGGGACCGCTCTTTTATTTCCTGGCCCGGAGAGTGGTAGCCTGGCTGAGAAACAGGAGATACCGGCGCGAGGCCATATCCGGGCTCAGGAAAAGTTTTGCCGCTTATGGAAAGCATGGCGACGGGTACCGGTTTTTATGTGAGGTTTCGGTTCTCCTGCGCCGATTGGCGATTCACCGCTACGGAAGAACGGTGGTGGCCGATCTTACCGGCACGGACTGGCTTGAGTTTCTGGACCGCACCGGGAAAACCGGCGAGTTTACCGGCGGGGCAGGGAGTGCGCTCGGCGAGGCGATCTACAGTGGAAAAGCGGAGGGTGATCCGGAAAAAATAGTCGCCCTTGCCGAACAGTGGATCAGGGTGCAGAGATGA
- a CDS encoding DUF58 domain-containing protein: MYPFPENQEKPGRTNGNGPTGAYLALTDLIRLRFGARELKLNRQRKTFSLLVGPHQTRFRGRGIEFEEVRAYQAGDDIRSIDWRVTARSGKPHTKLFREERERPVLLLVDQGLSMFFGSRTCFKSVMAAHIASLLAWAAFQQNDRVGGLVFNASSHSEVRPKRSARNVLQLLNAITTFNLLLNREMVEPDRGINRGLEELHRITRPGSNIFLISDFHGFNDQGRENLFQLSRHNDITAFLVFDPLEKELPPPGTYSFTDGRNRFRIFTGSRSLRTDFQNAYTKRHDRLKGAFDRMGIPLIPVSTVEKPLYFLRDLFRAK; encoded by the coding sequence ATGTACCCGTTTCCTGAAAATCAAGAGAAACCAGGGCGTACTAACGGCAATGGTCCCACCGGCGCCTATCTTGCGCTGACGGACTTGATCCGTCTCCGTTTCGGGGCCAGGGAACTCAAGCTGAACCGACAGCGCAAGACCTTCAGTCTCCTGGTCGGCCCCCACCAGACCAGATTCCGCGGAAGGGGCATCGAGTTTGAAGAAGTCCGGGCCTACCAGGCCGGTGACGATATCAGAAGCATCGACTGGCGGGTCACCGCCCGAAGTGGAAAACCCCACACCAAACTGTTCCGTGAAGAGCGGGAACGGCCGGTCCTGTTGCTGGTCGATCAGGGGCTGTCGATGTTTTTCGGCAGCAGAACCTGCTTCAAATCGGTGATGGCCGCGCACATCGCCTCTCTCTTGGCCTGGGCCGCCTTCCAGCAGAATGACCGGGTCGGCGGGCTCGTCTTCAACGCCTCGTCCCATTCGGAAGTGAGACCAAAACGCAGCGCCCGGAATGTCCTGCAGCTTTTAAACGCGATCACCACCTTTAACCTCTTGCTGAACCGGGAGATGGTCGAACCGGACAGAGGAATCAACCGGGGGCTTGAAGAACTCCACCGGATCACCCGACCGGGGTCGAACATCTTTCTGATCAGTGATTTTCACGGATTCAACGACCAGGGACGGGAGAATCTCTTTCAGCTGAGCCGCCATAACGATATCACCGCCTTTCTGGTTTTTGATCCCCTGGAGAAGGAACTGCCTCCGCCGGGGACTTACAGTTTTACCGACGGCCGCAACCGTTTCCGCATTTTTACCGGCTCCCGGTCGTTGCGAACGGATTTTCAGAACGCTTATACAAAACGTCACGACCGGCTGAAGGGGGCTTTCGACCGGATGGGGATCCCTTTGATCCCGGTCTCCACGGTTGAGAAGCCCCTTTATTTTTTAAGGGATCTTTTCAGGGCGAAATGA
- a CDS encoding AAA family ATPase translates to MECHDAIRNLEEGLKKQIIGQEKLVERLLLALLADGHLLVEGAPGLAKTRAIKCLGDGIEGDFHRIQFTPDLLPGDVTGTDIYRPEEGTFTFQAGPVFHNLVLADEINRAPAKVQSALLEAMAERQVTIGRKSYPLPDLFLVMATQNPIEQEGTYPLPEAQLDRFLMHVSVGYPDAAAERKILDLARQEEAATGEKFAAVVSQEQIFAARRAIHGIHMAPPVEEYIIQLVMASRYAGRYSEELAGWIEYGGSPRATIALDRCSRALAWLRGRDFVSPGEVQEIIHDVLRHRLILSFEAEANGITRDHVIDSILKHVPVS, encoded by the coding sequence ATGGAATGTCATGATGCGATCAGGAATCTGGAAGAAGGGTTGAAGAAACAGATCATCGGCCAGGAGAAGCTTGTGGAGCGTTTGCTGCTCGCGCTTCTGGCCGACGGTCATCTCCTGGTTGAAGGAGCGCCGGGGCTCGCCAAGACCCGGGCGATAAAATGTCTGGGCGATGGAATCGAGGGTGATTTCCACCGCATTCAGTTCACCCCCGATCTGTTGCCCGGGGATGTGACCGGTACCGATATTTACCGGCCCGAGGAAGGAACATTCACTTTCCAGGCGGGACCTGTTTTTCACAATCTGGTACTGGCCGACGAGATCAACCGCGCCCCCGCCAAAGTCCAGTCGGCGCTCTTGGAGGCCATGGCCGAAAGGCAGGTCACCATCGGCCGGAAATCCTACCCGCTTCCCGATCTCTTTCTGGTGATGGCGACCCAGAATCCCATTGAACAGGAAGGGACCTATCCGCTTCCTGAAGCCCAGCTCGATCGCTTTCTGATGCATGTCAGTGTCGGCTACCCGGATGCGGCAGCCGAAAGGAAGATCCTCGATCTGGCCAGGCAGGAGGAGGCGGCCACCGGCGAAAAATTTGCCGCCGTTGTGAGTCAGGAGCAGATCTTCGCCGCCCGTCGGGCCATACATGGTATCCATATGGCGCCGCCGGTTGAAGAGTATATTATCCAGCTGGTCATGGCTTCAAGATATGCCGGCAGGTATTCCGAGGAACTGGCGGGCTGGATCGAATATGGCGGCAGCCCCCGGGCGACCATTGCCCTCGACCGCTGTTCCCGGGCCCTGGCCTGGCTCCGGGGGCGTGATTTTGTGAGCCCCGGTGAGGTCCAGGAGATCATCCATGACGTTCTGCGCCATCGGCTTATCCTAAGCTTTGAGGCGGAGGCAAACGGCATAACCAGAGACCATGTCATCGATTCGATCCTGAAACATGTACCCGTTTCCTGA
- the lpxC gene encoding UDP-3-O-acyl-N-acetylglucosamine deacetylase — protein sequence MINNQRTIKNQVSISGIGLHTGQDVNLKLAPVPVNTGVRFFLNTPKHRNIFQLTPRAIIDTTQATTIGGDSASISTIEHLLSALHAYGIDNVDITVVGEEIPILDGSALPFVHLIKAAGIKDYDEPKEIIKFGREEHIRDGDKVISYKPADDVVIDFTIYFSHPLIAKQSYVYKLDEQTFEDEIAPARTFGFLQDVEKARAMGLIKGGSLDNSVVLDEEKVINPEGLRFEDAFVRHKILDFIGDIYAIGNIRGHFEVQRSGHGLNNLFLKEFSGL from the coding sequence ATGATCAACAATCAGAGAACCATTAAAAACCAGGTGTCGATATCGGGGATCGGTCTCCACACCGGGCAGGATGTGAACCTGAAACTTGCCCCGGTTCCGGTCAACACCGGGGTCCGGTTTTTCCTGAACACCCCCAAGCATCGCAACATCTTTCAGCTCACCCCGCGGGCCATCATCGATACCACCCAGGCCACGACCATCGGCGGCGACTCGGCAAGCATCTCGACGATCGAGCATCTGCTTTCCGCTCTCCATGCCTACGGGATCGACAATGTGGATATCACCGTGGTGGGGGAGGAGATCCCGATCCTCGACGGCTCGGCGCTGCCCTTCGTTCACCTGATCAAGGCGGCCGGGATCAAGGATTATGACGAGCCCAAGGAGATCATCAAGTTCGGCCGGGAAGAGCACATCCGTGACGGCGACAAGGTCATCTCCTATAAACCGGCCGATGATGTGGTGATCGATTTTACCATCTATTTCAGCCACCCCCTGATCGCCAAGCAGTCATACGTTTACAAGCTTGATGAACAGACCTTCGAGGATGAGATCGCCCCGGCCCGGACCTTCGGTTTCCTGCAGGACGTTGAAAAGGCGCGGGCGATGGGTCTGATCAAGGGCGGCAGCCTGGACAATTCAGTGGTCCTTGATGAAGAGAAGGTCATCAATCCCGAAGGGCTCCGTTTCGAAGACGCCTTCGTCCGGCACAAGATCCTCGATTTTATCGGGGATATCTACGCCATCGGCAATATCCGCGGCCATTTTGAAGTGCAGCGGTCCGGGCATGGTCTGAACAATCTTTTTCTGAAAGAATTTTCCGGTCTTTGA
- a CDS encoding cation diffusion facilitator family transporter, which translates to MADHRKNLTEENGRLLRNIAAASVGVALLLVSVKLAVWLLTDSLSILASLVDSMLDAASSFLNMLAIRYSLKSADDDHRFGHGKAEYLAGLGQALFIACSALFIGFQAFERLSAPRVLQNTGAGIAIMIFAIAVTGCLVYFQNRVVKKTGCMAVKADSVHYSADLFTNTGSIGALVLAGFGWPEADPFIAMVIAAVVLYNAWQVGHESSQLLMDRGLPPETEKEIERIALSHTTVLGVHDIRTRLSGQARLIQLHLELEENLPLGEAHRVAKEVEAAIEAVIPGADVIIHQDPVKNGAS; encoded by the coding sequence ATGGCAGACCATCGTAAAAACCTTACCGAGGAGAACGGCCGTCTGCTCCGCAATATCGCGGCGGCATCGGTTGGCGTTGCGCTCCTCCTGGTCTCGGTGAAGCTGGCGGTCTGGCTCTTGACCGACTCTTTAAGCATCCTCGCCTCCCTGGTTGATTCGATGCTTGATGCGGCCTCTTCTTTCCTGAATATGCTGGCGATCCGTTATTCCCTGAAATCTGCCGATGACGATCATCGCTTCGGCCATGGCAAGGCGGAGTATCTGGCCGGTCTCGGGCAGGCGCTCTTTATTGCCTGCTCGGCCCTTTTTATCGGCTTTCAGGCTTTTGAAAGATTGTCGGCGCCCAGGGTTCTGCAGAACACCGGGGCCGGTATCGCCATCATGATTTTCGCCATCGCGGTGACCGGTTGCCTGGTCTATTTCCAGAACCGGGTGGTCAAAAAAACCGGATGCATGGCGGTCAAGGCGGATTCGGTGCACTACTCCGCAGATCTTTTTACCAATACCGGAAGCATCGGCGCGCTGGTGCTGGCCGGTTTCGGCTGGCCTGAGGCGGACCCCTTTATCGCGATGGTGATTGCGGCCGTTGTTCTCTACAACGCCTGGCAGGTGGGCCATGAATCGAGCCAACTGCTGATGGACCGTGGGCTGCCGCCGGAGACCGAGAAAGAGATCGAACGGATTGCCCTGAGTCATACGACGGTGCTTGGGGTCCATGATATCCGCACCAGGCTTTCCGGGCAGGCCAGACTGATTCAGCTCCATCTGGAACTTGAAGAGAACCTGCCGCTGGGAGAGGCGCATAGGGTGGCCAAGGAAGTCGAGGCGGCGATCGAAGCGGTTATCCCCGGCGCCGATGTGATCATCCACCAGGATCCGGTTAAAAACGGCGCCTCCTGA
- the amrS gene encoding AmmeMemoRadiSam system radical SAM enzyme, producing MKKINRRKLIIGGTAAAAVGTVSARAFWPFGDSGTGGAADITGRIFRGDAPDKPWKWSKEGFLYVKLEQDRVMCSICPNACVLSPGDRSVCRSRVNIDGVLYSLTYGNPCSVHVDPIEKKPLYHFRPQSRAFSVATTGCNFRCLNCQNWEISQVKPEEVRQYEIFPPEVVTRAKEAGCSSIAYTYSEAITYFEYMHDTAKLARQDGLANLLISNGYINRTPLLELCKVLDAANINLKSLDDGIYRKLNGGRLQPVLDALKTMHEQGVHLEITNLVVPGYVDKPDMVKEMCGWILKNLGPDHPLHFLRFFPKYKLDRLPPTPVSILVEFRELAMREGIRYAYVGNVADHPGNNTYCHQCQKLLVERTGYTIPVYNLVGNQCKFCDTVIPGVWT from the coding sequence ATGAAAAAGATCAATCGGCGAAAACTGATCATCGGGGGCACGGCGGCTGCGGCGGTCGGTACGGTGTCGGCCCGCGCTTTCTGGCCCTTCGGCGACAGCGGAACAGGGGGCGCTGCCGATATCACCGGCCGGATATTCCGGGGAGATGCGCCGGATAAACCATGGAAATGGTCCAAGGAGGGGTTTCTTTACGTCAAGCTGGAACAGGACCGGGTCATGTGTTCAATCTGCCCCAACGCCTGCGTTCTTTCACCCGGCGACCGCAGTGTCTGCCGCTCCCGGGTCAATATCGACGGAGTTCTCTACAGCCTCACCTACGGGAACCCGTGTTCGGTCCATGTCGATCCCATCGAAAAAAAACCGCTGTATCACTTTCGGCCGCAGAGCAGGGCTTTTTCGGTGGCCACCACCGGCTGCAACTTCCGCTGCCTGAACTGCCAGAACTGGGAGATCTCGCAGGTCAAACCGGAAGAGGTCCGCCAGTATGAGATCTTTCCCCCCGAAGTGGTGACACGAGCGAAGGAGGCGGGATGTTCTTCGATTGCCTACACCTACTCCGAGGCGATCACCTATTTTGAATACATGCACGATACCGCAAAACTTGCCCGGCAGGATGGGCTTGCAAATCTGCTGATCTCGAATGGCTACATCAACAGAACACCGCTTCTGGAACTCTGCAAGGTGCTTGATGCGGCCAACATCAACCTGAAGTCCCTGGATGACGGTATCTACCGGAAATTGAACGGGGGGCGGTTGCAGCCGGTGCTGGACGCTTTGAAAACGATGCATGAACAGGGAGTGCATCTGGAGATCACCAATCTGGTGGTTCCCGGCTATGTGGACAAGCCGGACATGGTCAAGGAGATGTGCGGCTGGATTTTAAAAAATCTGGGCCCCGACCACCCGCTCCATTTCCTGCGCTTTTTCCCTAAATACAAGCTTGATCGGTTGCCGCCGACCCCGGTTTCCATCCTGGTTGAATTTCGTGAACTGGCGATGCGCGAAGGCATACGGTATGCCTATGTCGGTAATGTCGCGGACCATCCGGGAAACAACACGTACTGTCATCAATGTCAAAAACTGCTGGTGGAGCGCACCGGATATACTATCCCGGTCTACAATCTGGTTGGCAATCAATGTAAATTCTGTGATACTGTGATTCCCGGAGTCTGGACCTGA